Proteins encoded together in one Deinococcus planocerae window:
- a CDS encoding long-chain fatty acid--CoA ligase, which translates to MQGNMMDVPLTIPFILERARTLFAGREVVSLLPGGRDEAGQPIPRKHRTTYGEVAGRALRLAAGLQGLGLQPGDRVATLAVNSYRHLEAYLGVPSGGFVIHTVNIRLHADQVAWILNHAEDRVLIVENVFAGLIPAIRAACPTIERILVLGPTPAPIEGAEDYDAWVMSHEPLSQYPQIDERDAAGMCYTSGTTGNPKGVVYTHRSTILHSLAAAPKDMLDVGESDTVLPIVPMFHVNAWGLPYTCAMYGAGQVFAGVFSDGRSVAQLLQDEEVTITAGVPTIWMGLLAELDRAKAEGHPYDLHRLERLVVGGSAAPESLIRAFEDRHGLSLAHAWGMTETHPLGTASKVPAGMDERSDEGYALRAKQGRPAPLVFLDILGEDGERLPHDGKTMGRLVARGPWIASGYFKGEGGGNFFEQGGELWFDTGDIATLDERGFMHIQDRAKDLIKSGGEWISSVDLENAIMAHPAVAQCAVIAMDDPKWDERPLAVVVLRPGMSVTHEEIVGFLAPKFAKWWLPDATAVAESLPIGATGKFLKRELREQYRGHGNAGGQGEQTSGA; encoded by the coding sequence ATGCAAGGCAACATGATGGACGTTCCGCTCACGATCCCCTTCATCCTGGAGCGGGCGCGCACGCTCTTTGCCGGGAGAGAGGTCGTGAGCCTGCTGCCGGGCGGGCGCGACGAGGCGGGCCAGCCTATCCCGCGCAAGCACCGCACGACCTACGGCGAGGTCGCGGGGCGGGCGCTGCGGCTGGCGGCAGGATTGCAGGGGCTCGGCCTGCAACCCGGTGACCGGGTGGCGACCCTGGCGGTCAACTCTTACCGACACCTGGAGGCGTACCTGGGCGTGCCCAGCGGCGGGTTCGTGATCCACACGGTGAACATCCGGCTCCACGCCGATCAGGTGGCCTGGATTCTCAACCACGCCGAAGACCGCGTGCTCATCGTCGAGAACGTCTTCGCGGGGCTGATCCCGGCCATCCGCGCCGCCTGCCCCACCATCGAGCGCATCCTCGTGCTGGGGCCCACGCCCGCCCCCATCGAGGGCGCCGAGGATTACGACGCCTGGGTGATGAGTCACGAGCCGTTGAGCCAGTATCCCCAGATCGACGAGCGGGACGCGGCGGGCATGTGCTACACGAGCGGCACGACCGGGAACCCCAAGGGCGTGGTGTACACCCACCGCTCGACCATCCTGCACTCGCTCGCCGCCGCGCCCAAGGACATGCTCGACGTGGGCGAGAGCGACACCGTGCTGCCCATCGTGCCCATGTTCCACGTCAACGCCTGGGGCCTGCCGTACACCTGCGCGATGTACGGGGCGGGGCAGGTCTTCGCGGGGGTCTTCAGCGACGGGCGGAGCGTGGCGCAACTGTTGCAAGACGAGGAGGTCACGATCACGGCGGGCGTGCCGACGATCTGGATGGGCCTGCTCGCCGAACTCGACCGGGCCAAGGCGGAGGGCCACCCCTACGACCTGCACCGCCTGGAGCGGCTGGTCGTCGGCGGCAGCGCGGCCCCCGAGAGCCTGATCCGCGCCTTCGAGGACCGCCACGGTCTCTCGCTCGCCCACGCCTGGGGCATGACCGAGACGCATCCCCTCGGCACCGCGAGCAAGGTTCCCGCCGGGATGGACGAGCGCAGCGACGAGGGCTACGCCCTGCGCGCCAAGCAGGGCCGACCGGCGCCGCTGGTGTTCCTCGACATCCTGGGCGAGGACGGAGAGCGCCTCCCGCACGACGGCAAGACGATGGGGCGCCTCGTCGCGCGCGGGCCGTGGATCGCCTCGGGGTACTTCAAGGGCGAGGGGGGCGGCAACTTCTTCGAGCAAGGCGGCGAGCTGTGGTTCGACACGGGGGACATCGCCACGCTCGACGAACGGGGCTTCATGCACATCCAGGACCGGGCCAAGGACCTGATCAAGTCGGGCGGCGAGTGGATCAGCAGCGTGGACCTGGAAAACGCGATCATGGCCCACCCCGCCGTCGCCCAGTGCGCGGTGATCGCGATGGACGACCCCAAGTGGGACGAGCGGCCCCTGGCGGTCGTCGTCTTGCGGCCCGGCATGTCGGTCACCCACGAGGAGATCGTGGGCTTCCTCGCCCCGAAGTTCGCCAAGTGGTGGCTTCCCGACGCGACCGCCGTCGCCGAGAGCCTTCCCATCGGCGCGACGGGCAAGTTCCTCAAGCGCGAATTGCGCGAGCAGTACCGGGGCCACGGGAACGCGGGGGGGCAGGGCGAGCAGACCTCCGGGGCCTGA
- the ruvX gene encoding Holliday junction resolvase RuvX, translating into MTDPPAAPAPAPVVLALDVSKSRIGFAVSTGRLAFGRGSVDRKRLPLDLKAVRLKVEETGAGLLLLGLPLRTDGAHSPSADRVRAFGRILAEKGYRVEYQDERFTTRRARALGASDEDEAAAVQILELYLMGRDRETAPE; encoded by the coding sequence ATGACCGACCCGCCCGCCGCCCCCGCCCCCGCCCCCGTCGTCCTCGCGCTCGACGTGAGCAAGAGCCGCATCGGCTTCGCGGTGAGCACGGGGCGGCTGGCCTTCGGGCGGGGCAGCGTGGACCGGAAGAGGCTGCCGCTGGACCTCAAGGCGGTGCGGCTCAAGGTCGAGGAGACGGGCGCGGGGCTGCTGCTCCTGGGCCTCCCGCTGCGCACGGACGGGGCGCACAGCCCCTCGGCGGACCGGGTGCGCGCCTTCGGGAGAATCCTCGCCGAGAAGGGCTACCGGGTCGAGTACCAGGACGAGCGCTTTACCACCCGCCGCGCCCGCGCCCTGGGTGCCTCCGATGAGGACGAGGCGGCGGCGGTGCAGATCCTGGAGCTGTACCTGATGGGGCGCGACCGGGAGACGGCACCGGAGTGA
- a CDS encoding enoyl-CoA hydratase-related protein, with product MTAHPVILAQTRAGVRTLTLNRPERLNAANDALLLTLTEELKRAGADPAVRVVVITGAGRGFCAGQDLGDVSGRDMTFTEHLRATYNPLIRTIRTLGKPVVTAVNGVAAGAGASLALSGDVRLWAGSASLIEVFSNIALVPDSGSTWFLPRLVGYHRAFELMALAERVGPEDGLRLGLCEHVYPDETFADEVQAYAERLAARPAHALGLTKQALNFALNSTLEEALDREAELQQLAGDHWEHEEGVRAFKEKRAPDFVREG from the coding sequence ATGACGGCCCACCCTGTGATCCTCGCCCAGACCCGTGCGGGCGTGCGCACCCTCACCCTCAATCGCCCGGAGCGTCTCAACGCGGCGAACGACGCCCTGCTCCTCACCCTGACCGAAGAGCTGAAGCGCGCAGGCGCCGACCCCGCCGTCCGGGTCGTGGTGATCACGGGGGCGGGGCGGGGCTTTTGCGCCGGGCAGGACCTCGGGGACGTGTCGGGGCGGGACATGACCTTTACCGAGCACCTGCGGGCGACCTACAACCCCTTGATTCGCACCATCCGCACGCTCGGCAAACCCGTGGTCACGGCGGTGAACGGGGTGGCGGCGGGGGCGGGGGCGAGCCTCGCGCTTTCCGGCGACGTCCGGCTGTGGGCGGGGTCGGCCAGCCTGATCGAGGTCTTTTCCAACATCGCCCTCGTGCCGGACTCGGGGAGCACCTGGTTTCTCCCGCGTCTCGTGGGCTACCACCGCGCCTTCGAGCTGATGGCCCTCGCTGAACGGGTGGGACCGGAGGACGGGCTGCGGCTGGGCCTGTGCGAGCACGTCTACCCCGACGAGACTTTCGCCGACGAGGTGCAGGCCTACGCCGAGCGGCTGGCGGCGCGGCCCGCCCACGCCCTGGGGCTCACCAAGCAGGCGCTCAACTTCGCGCTGAACAGCACCCTGGAAGAAGCGCTCGACCGGGAAGCCGAACTTCAGCAGCTCGCCGGGGACCACTGGGAGCACGAGGAGGGCGTGCGCGCCTTCAAGGAGAAGCGGGCGCCGGACTTCGTGCGGGAGGGGTGA
- a CDS encoding HEAT repeat domain-containing protein, protein MPRRTPCSDSEFGAQRQTLRSAPTLEARVGVTRERRSVLVQDDWGRVRPLRSLVSVGRQRGAREEGLAHHDRGGPGAEDVLLTLCHDPRWRVHEAACRALGSRPATDAALDALEAAGDDPDARVIAAAERAGDRLRAL, encoded by the coding sequence ATGCCCCGCCGGACGCCCTGCTCTGATTCAGAGTTCGGGGCGCAGAGGCAGACCCTGCGCTCAGCGCCGACGCTGGAGGCGCGCGTCGGCGTGACCCGGGAGAGGAGGAGTGTCCTCGTGCAGGACGACTGGGGCCGGGTGAGGCCCCTGCGATCCCTGGTCAGCGTGGGGCGTCAGCGTGGGGCTCGCGAAGAAGGTCTAGCCCACCATGATCGCGGCGGCCCGGGGGCGGAGGACGTGCTGCTGACCCTCTGCCACGACCCCCGGTGGCGCGTGCACGAGGCCGCCTGCCGCGCCCTGGGCAGCAGACCCGCCACGGACGCGGCGCTCGACGCTTTGGAGGCTGCCGGGGACGACCCGGACGCGCGGGTGATCGCGGCGGCGGAGCGGGCGGGGGACCGGCTGCGCGCCCTCTAA
- a CDS encoding MGMT family protein → MASDVPGEVTEASFHQRVLALVARIPPGRVMTYGQLALLAGRPGPGGARLAGFVLGSLAGKAQTGEEALPWQRVINAQGRVSTHKLGFGDVQERLLEAEGITFDEAGRCDLARLQWWPEEEGRDAPPDALL, encoded by the coding sequence GTGGCGAGTGACGTGCCGGGCGAGGTGACGGAGGCGAGCTTCCATCAGCGGGTCCTCGCGCTCGTGGCCCGCATTCCGCCGGGACGGGTGATGACGTACGGGCAACTCGCGCTCCTGGCGGGGCGACCCGGGCCGGGGGGGGCGCGGCTGGCGGGTTTCGTCCTGGGCAGCCTCGCGGGAAAGGCCCAGACGGGCGAGGAGGCGCTTCCCTGGCAGCGGGTGATCAACGCCCAGGGCCGCGTGAGCACGCACAAACTGGGTTTTGGCGACGTGCAGGAGCGCCTGCTGGAGGCCGAGGGGATCACCTTCGACGAGGCCGGACGCTGCGACCTCGCCCGGTTGCAGTGGTGGCCGGAGGAGGAGGGCCGGGATGCCCCGCCGGACGCCCTGCTCTGA
- a CDS encoding DinB family protein, producing the protein MPNAMAGELAGATVQAVGGNVRVNDVLCVHLTPEMMRAVTPGGGMTVAQHLAHMAGVTKGWLSPLDAGAAEPLPILYDDTRQDAFVAQEDPGRAAQVLRAVWGTTLETAINPEGTGNLSHPSAAQFVTHMLIHDAHHRGQILLALKCSGFPLPDEDAMWGPPRGE; encoded by the coding sequence ATGCCAAATGCGATGGCCGGGGAACTGGCGGGGGCGACGGTGCAGGCGGTAGGAGGCAACGTTCGAGTCAACGACGTGCTGTGCGTGCACCTCACCCCCGAGATGATGCGGGCTGTGACGCCGGGCGGCGGGATGACCGTGGCGCAGCACCTCGCGCACATGGCGGGCGTGACGAAGGGATGGCTCTCGCCACTGGACGCGGGCGCCGCCGAGCCCCTCCCCATCCTCTACGACGACACGCGGCAGGACGCCTTTGTCGCCCAGGAGGACCCGGGCCGGGCGGCCCAGGTCTTGCGGGCGGTGTGGGGAACGACGCTGGAGACGGCGATTAACCCGGAAGGCACCGGGAATCTCTCCCACCCCAGCGCCGCGCAGTTCGTCACCCACATGCTCATCCACGACGCGCACCACCGGGGGCAGATTCTGCTCGCCCTGAAGTGCTCCGGCTTCCCCCTTCCCGACGAGGACGCGATGTGGGGGCCGCCCCGTGGCGAGTGA
- a CDS encoding NupC/NupG family nucleoside CNT transporter, with protein sequence MADLLWGVGGVAVLLGLALALSADRRAVNWRTVGLALALQVAFALTVLRWPLGRQALDAVSAGVQAVVNNAQQGINFVFGNLTNGALEGVGFVFAFNVLPIIVFFSALIAVLYHLGVMQAVVRVLGGGLSRLLGTSRGESLSATANVFVGQTEAPLVVRPFIGGMTRSELFAVMVGGLASVAGGGLVGYSLLGGRLDYLIAASFMAAPAGLLMAKLILPERDTPQDYRGEVPDDPEGRPVNVIDAAARGAGDGLRLALNVGAMLIAFIGLIALLNALFGWVGGLFGAPDLSLQGLLGWVFAPLAFVMGVPWESAPTAGSFIGQKLVTNEFVAFVEFAQVLREGGLSPKVEAIITFALCGFANLSSLAILLGGLGGIAPSRRTDIAGLGLRAVAAGTLANLLSGTLAGMLVG encoded by the coding sequence ATGGCAGACCTGCTGTGGGGGGTAGGCGGCGTGGCCGTGCTGCTGGGGCTGGCGCTGGCGCTCAGCGCGGACCGCCGGGCGGTGAACTGGCGGACGGTGGGGCTGGCGCTGGCCCTGCAAGTCGCCTTCGCCTTGACGGTGCTGCGCTGGCCGCTGGGGCGTCAGGCCCTCGACGCGGTGTCGGCGGGGGTGCAGGCGGTGGTGAACAACGCCCAGCAGGGGATCAACTTCGTGTTCGGGAACCTGACGAACGGGGCGCTGGAGGGGGTGGGCTTCGTCTTCGCCTTCAACGTGCTGCCGATCATCGTGTTTTTCAGCGCCTTGATCGCGGTGCTCTACCACCTCGGGGTGATGCAGGCGGTCGTGCGGGTGCTCGGCGGCGGGCTGAGCCGACTGCTGGGCACCAGCCGGGGCGAGAGCCTGTCGGCGACCGCGAACGTCTTCGTGGGGCAGACTGAGGCGCCCCTCGTCGTGCGGCCCTTTATCGGGGGCATGACCCGCTCGGAGCTGTTCGCGGTCATGGTGGGCGGGCTCGCCAGCGTGGCGGGGGGCGGGCTCGTGGGCTACTCGCTGCTGGGGGGGCGGCTCGACTACCTCATCGCGGCGTCGTTCATGGCGGCCCCGGCGGGCCTCCTGATGGCGAAGTTGATCCTGCCCGAGCGCGACACCCCGCAGGACTACCGGGGCGAGGTCCCCGACGACCCGGAGGGGAGGCCCGTCAACGTCATCGACGCGGCGGCGCGCGGGGCGGGCGACGGGTTGCGGCTGGCCCTGAACGTGGGCGCCATGCTGATCGCCTTTATCGGGCTGATCGCGCTGCTGAACGCCCTCTTCGGCTGGGTGGGCGGGCTCTTCGGGGCGCCGGACCTGAGCCTCCAGGGCCTGCTGGGGTGGGTCTTCGCGCCGCTCGCCTTCGTGATGGGGGTGCCGTGGGAGAGCGCACCGACAGCGGGGAGCTTCATCGGGCAAAAACTCGTCACGAACGAGTTCGTGGCCTTCGTCGAGTTCGCGCAGGTGCTCAGGGAAGGCGGGCTCTCACCCAAGGTCGAGGCGATCATCACCTTCGCCCTGTGCGGCTTCGCCAACCTGTCGAGCCTCGCCATCCTGCTCGGCGGCCTGGGGGGCATCGCGCCCTCGCGCCGCACCGACATCGCTGGGCTCGGCCTGCGGGCGGTCGCGGCGGGCACGCTGGCGAATCTCCTCAGCGGCACCCTCGCCGGAATGCTGGTGGGGTAA
- a CDS encoding menaquinone biosynthetic enzyme MqnA/MqnD family protein, with protein MTYRAGWIHYTNVAPILDSLVLPPGVTAVTGVPTEMNAALLEGRVDIANISAVEFIRHADRLEALPDFSVSVLGPVYSVNLFHTVPLPALRRVALTRQSAMSVALLEVLLAARGLSPTLERAEGEAEDLLAAGYDGVLRIGDSALREWYRVVGPLTPETTMTGLPHTARGVTVTDLAEEWFRLTGHPFVFAVWAYRKDAPPPTPLVQAMREARREGLGHLADVARRHAAKLGLPERVVQHYLWNFRYHLEAPDRLGLGEFAAKAVPGHAPLRFGPRPGEVRVEAAPLG; from the coding sequence ATGACCTACCGCGCCGGCTGGATTCACTACACCAACGTCGCCCCCATCCTCGACTCGCTCGTGCTGCCGCCGGGCGTGACGGCGGTGACGGGCGTGCCGACCGAGATGAACGCCGCGCTTCTGGAGGGGCGGGTGGACATCGCCAACATCAGCGCGGTGGAGTTCATCCGGCACGCGGACCGGCTGGAGGCGCTGCCGGACTTCTCGGTGAGCGTGCTGGGGCCGGTGTACTCGGTGAACCTCTTCCACACGGTGCCGCTGCCTGCCCTGCGGCGGGTGGCGCTGACCCGGCAGAGCGCGATGAGCGTGGCGCTGCTGGAGGTGCTGCTGGCGGCGCGGGGCCTAAGCCCCACCCTGGAGCGGGCGGAGGGGGAGGCGGAGGACCTGCTCGCCGCGGGCTACGACGGGGTGCTGCGGATCGGGGACAGCGCCCTGCGCGAGTGGTACCGGGTGGTGGGGCCGCTGACCCCGGAGACGACGATGACTGGCCTGCCCCACACGGCGCGCGGGGTCACGGTCACCGACCTCGCCGAGGAGTGGTTTCGCCTCACCGGGCACCCCTTCGTGTTCGCGGTCTGGGCGTACCGCAAGGACGCGCCGCCCCCCACCCCCCTCGTGCAGGCGATGCGGGAGGCGCGGCGGGAGGGGCTGGGGCACCTCGCGGACGTGGCGCGGCGGCACGCGGCCAAATTGGGCCTGCCCGAGCGGGTGGTGCAGCACTACCTGTGGAACTTCCGCTACCACCTGGAGGCGCCCGACCGCCTGGGGCTGGGTGAGTTCGCCGCGAAGGCCGTGCCCGGCCACGCGCCGCTGCGCTTCGGGCCTCGTCCGGGCGAGGTGCGGGTAGAGGCGGCCCCGCTGGGCTGA
- a CDS encoding nuclear transport factor 2 family protein: MLSLDDAWNAAYHRKDASALERILADDWLAFFPDGRVVFRAELLAQMPRNPDAALMFERHAARVFGDAAVTRGTLYANGERVQSFLRVYARREGEWRAVSVQVVP, from the coding sequence GTGTTGAGCTTAGACGATGCCTGGAACGCGGCCTACCACCGCAAGGACGCCTCTGCCCTGGAGCGCATCCTCGCCGACGACTGGCTGGCCTTCTTCCCGGACGGGCGGGTGGTCTTCAGGGCCGAGTTGCTCGCCCAGATGCCCCGCAACCCCGACGCGGCCCTGATGTTCGAGCGCCACGCGGCCCGCGTGTTCGGCGACGCGGCGGTCACGCGCGGGACCCTGTACGCGAACGGCGAGCGGGTGCAGAGCTTCCTGCGGGTATACGCGCGGCGGGAGGGGGAGTGGCGGGCGGTGAGCGTGCAGGTGGTGCCGTGA
- the mqnE gene encoding aminofutalosine synthase MqnE, with translation MKWLRDPRLVPIAQKVEAGERLTFAEGLSLYHTRDLSALMRLANLQKERLHGDKVYFVHSMRLEFTNICYVGCTFCAFAAHKGEDRAWDYSPDEVVEQVRRRYLPGITELHMSSGHHPNHRWEYYPQMVRRLREAFPELQVKAFTAAEIEHLSKISKKPTLEVLRELQAAGLSAMPGGGAEIFADRVRRQVARNKVKAEKWLQIHREAHSLGMRTNATMLYGHIETLEERLDHMHRLRELQDETGGFHAFIPLAFQPLGNTLAQNLGKTDFTTGLDDLRNLAVARLYLDNFPHVKGYWVMIGSELTQVSLDWGVSDIDGTIGEEHIAHAAGATSPMALSQAGMVKMIRRAGRLPVLRDAYYNELEVFPRSPAEAAD, from the coding sequence ATGAAGTGGTTGCGCGACCCCCGGCTCGTCCCCATCGCACAGAAGGTGGAGGCGGGCGAACGCCTGACCTTCGCCGAGGGACTGAGCCTGTACCACACCCGCGACCTGAGCGCCCTGATGCGGCTGGCGAACCTGCAAAAGGAGCGGCTGCACGGCGACAAGGTGTATTTCGTCCACTCCATGCGCCTGGAGTTCACCAACATCTGCTACGTCGGCTGCACCTTCTGCGCCTTCGCCGCCCACAAGGGCGAGGATCGCGCCTGGGACTACTCGCCCGACGAGGTGGTCGAGCAGGTCAGGCGCCGTTACCTCCCCGGCATCACCGAGCTGCACATGAGCAGCGGCCACCACCCCAACCACAGGTGGGAGTATTACCCGCAGATGGTGCGGCGGCTCCGCGAGGCGTTCCCCGAGCTTCAGGTCAAGGCGTTCACCGCCGCCGAAATCGAGCACCTGAGCAAGATCAGCAAGAAGCCCACCCTGGAGGTCCTGCGCGAGTTGCAGGCGGCGGGGTTGAGCGCGATGCCGGGGGGCGGGGCGGAGATCTTCGCCGACCGGGTGCGGCGGCAGGTCGCGAGGAACAAGGTCAAGGCCGAGAAGTGGCTCCAGATTCACCGCGAGGCGCACTCGCTGGGGATGCGGACGAACGCGACGATGCTCTACGGCCACATCGAGACGCTGGAGGAGCGGCTGGACCACATGCACCGCCTGCGCGAGTTGCAGGACGAGACGGGGGGCTTCCACGCCTTCATCCCGCTCGCCTTCCAGCCGCTCGGGAACACGCTGGCACAGAATCTCGGCAAGACGGACTTCACGACCGGGCTGGACGACCTGCGGAACCTCGCCGTCGCCCGGCTCTACCTCGACAACTTCCCGCACGTCAAGGGCTACTGGGTGATGATCGGCTCCGAACTCACCCAGGTCAGCCTCGACTGGGGCGTCTCCGACATCGACGGCACCATAGGTGAGGAGCACATCGCGCACGCGGCGGGGGCGACCTCCCCGATGGCGCTTTCTCAAGCGGGCATGGTGAAGATGATCCGGCGGGCCGGACGCCTTCCCGTGCTGCGCGACGCCTACTACAACGAACTCGAAGTCTTCCCGCGCTCCCCTGCGGAGGCGGCGGACTGA
- a CDS encoding DUF433 domain-containing protein — MPERIVIDPNICNGRLAVRGTRIAAQTVLEFLAAGDGIEDMLACLEYGARVLSHRFTLERIA, encoded by the coding sequence ATGCCTGAGCGCATCGTCATCGACCCCAACATCTGCAATGGCCGCCTGGCGGTGCGCGGCACCCGGATCGCGGCGCAGACGGTGCTGGAGTTCCTCGCGGCGGGGGACGGCATCGAGGACATGCTGGCGTGTCTGGAGTATGGGGCGCGGGTCCTGTCTCACCGCTTCACCCTGGAACGAATTGCCTGA
- a CDS encoding DUF5615 family PIN-like protein, whose translation MLPRPQPGGFLLDENLSPKMRARLGEGVKVVHARDLRPNPTDRKLWTFAEEHSLVIVTKDADFTDRILLTDAPPPWVVQLRCGNLRARALLEFLERQWPQILILLPEHRLVLVHLDHIQALG comes from the coding sequence ATGCTTCCACGCCCTCAGCCAGGAGGCTTCCTTCTGGACGAGAACCTTTCGCCCAAAATGCGGGCGCGACTTGGGGAAGGGGTGAAGGTGGTTCACGCCCGCGACCTTAGGCCAAACCCAACTGACCGCAAACTCTGGACCTTTGCCGAGGAGCACAGCCTGGTCATCGTGACCAAAGATGCCGATTTCACAGATCGCATCCTGCTCACGGACGCGCCCCCTCCCTGGGTCGTGCAATTGCGCTGCGGCAACCTCCGCGCACGCGCGCTGCTTGAGTTTCTGGAGCGGCAGTGGCCTCAGATCCTGATCCTTCTGCCTGAGCATCGGCTCGTCCTGGTTCACCTCGACCACATTCAGGCGCTGGGTTAA
- a CDS encoding AI-2E family transporter codes for MNPNRTVPQFLAELWTRPQVRLLCYLGLLVLAFLLVRSLSGVLVTVALAYGLAYLANPALTWLERRGLARGWGVLLLTLLVLAAVVLLFWRLAGQVNSFIVSLPAIADRVTELLERTLDNPNPDPGIDQLQYRFAEYVQTRAQEIARDVGPLLDRLLSSSTAVLTNWLNWLGRAGLLLTLTLYFALDYRRVGRGLLAVFPRDWQPGVERFSEDVSVSFGRAIRGNLLVGLSVGALAAAGLFLLKVPTPLVLGLFTAAMWLVPYVGILIAVVPALLQAIPLGTTAVVLVAVLYFILNQVGGNLLSPVIMGRTIQIPPSALMVAVLIGLSVGGALGAFLASPVALLVYRWGTRYWLGSRAYQGQTGRGEQREEGAGQVDEGRKVKL; via the coding sequence ATGAACCCGAACCGAACCGTGCCGCAGTTTCTGGCGGAGTTGTGGACGAGGCCGCAGGTGCGGCTGCTGTGCTACCTGGGGCTCCTTGTGCTGGCCTTTCTCCTGGTCCGCAGCCTCTCGGGCGTCCTCGTCACGGTCGCCCTCGCCTACGGCCTGGCCTACCTCGCCAACCCCGCGCTGACCTGGCTGGAGCGGCGCGGCCTGGCCCGGGGCTGGGGCGTGCTGCTGCTCACCCTGCTCGTGCTCGCCGCCGTGGTCCTGCTCTTCTGGCGCCTGGCGGGCCAGGTCAACAGCTTCATCGTGAGCCTCCCCGCCATCGCCGACCGGGTAACCGAACTCCTCGAACGGACGCTGGACAACCCCAACCCCGACCCCGGCATCGACCAGCTCCAGTACCGCTTCGCCGAGTACGTCCAGACTCGCGCCCAGGAGATCGCCCGCGACGTGGGGCCGCTGCTCGACCGCCTGCTCTCCTCCAGCACCGCCGTGCTGACGAACTGGCTGAACTGGCTGGGCCGGGCCGGGCTGCTGCTCACCCTGACGCTGTACTTCGCCCTCGACTACCGCCGGGTGGGCCGGGGCCTGCTCGCGGTCTTCCCGCGCGACTGGCAGCCCGGCGTGGAGCGGTTTTCCGAGGACGTGAGCGTGTCGTTCGGTCGGGCCATCCGGGGCAACCTCCTGGTCGGCCTGAGTGTCGGGGCGCTGGCCGCGGCGGGGCTGTTCCTGCTCAAGGTCCCCACCCCGCTGGTGCTGGGCCTCTTTACGGCGGCGATGTGGCTCGTGCCCTACGTGGGCATCCTGATCGCGGTGGTCCCGGCGCTGCTCCAGGCGATCCCCCTGGGCACGACGGCGGTGGTGCTGGTGGCGGTGCTGTACTTCATCCTCAATCAGGTCGGCGGCAATCTGCTCAGCCCGGTGATCATGGGCCGGACCATCCAGATTCCCCCCTCGGCCCTGATGGTCGCCGTCTTGATCGGTCTGTCGGTCGGCGGGGCGCTGGGCGCCTTCCTCGCCAGTCCCGTCGCCCTGCTCGTCTACCGCTGGGGGACGCGCTACTGGCTGGGCAGCCGCGCGTATCAGGGCCAGACGGGGCGGGGGGAGCAGAGGGAGGAAGGGGCGGGCCAGGTTGACGAGGGCCGAAAAGTCAAACTGTAG